A section of the Alkalispirochaeta americana genome encodes:
- a CDS encoding NADH-quinone oxidoreductase subunit NuoE family protein yields MGTQETVEVQKVSFSDELVAFIEQWKDKRGNLIMILHRIQQELTFLPWEAMRQLSEMIDTPLAKIYGVATFYHYFKLEKPGKNKVAVCMGTACYLKGAGDLIEEFGNLLDIKVNETSDDGLFTLESVRCVGCCGLAPVVMVGDEVYGKLGTDGLPAVVAEYRDGDEKGE; encoded by the coding sequence GTGGGCACACAAGAGACAGTTGAAGTTCAGAAGGTATCGTTTTCGGACGAGCTCGTTGCATTTATCGAGCAGTGGAAGGACAAACGGGGAAACCTGATCATGATCCTGCATCGCATTCAGCAGGAGCTCACTTTTCTGCCCTGGGAGGCAATGCGACAGCTGAGTGAAATGATCGACACCCCCCTCGCCAAGATCTATGGCGTGGCAACTTTCTACCACTATTTCAAGCTGGAGAAGCCGGGGAAAAACAAAGTTGCCGTATGTATGGGAACTGCCTGCTATCTCAAGGGAGCGGGAGACCTGATCGAGGAGTTCGGTAACCTTCTGGATATCAAGGTAAATGAAACCAGCGACGACGGGCTTTTCACGCTGGAATCGGTTCGCTGCGTAGGTTGCTGCGGGTTGGCTCCGGTTGTGATGGTAGGCGATGAGGTGTACGGAAAGCTCGGAACCGACGGGCTTCCCGCAGTGGTCGCCGAATACCGCGACGGTGACGAAAAGGGAGAGTGA
- a CDS encoding ABC transporter substrate-binding protein, producing the protein MKNFITYLLAAALVAAAPLLLSADSARGTEQTVRIGSLRGPTSVGMAPLLHDPHRLAPYLDPDFRLFGTPDLLISQILAGEIDIAALPTNLAANLHNRGAGIRLLAISGGGVLYVVADRDMAWEDLRGETIFTLARGATPDILFQAMLRHQGLEPGRDVHLRYAPDQTELAQRLIGGNISRAVLPEPFVTRVTTARPELRVALELGSHHPMTALVVTDRFATDHPRALAHFESAYQEGLRWLDQNRAEGAAAAADQLQIPAPVIVSAFDRLNLVYTPAEEAREAVLDFLGIFLDHAPASVGGVLPGEEFFHRARN; encoded by the coding sequence ATGAAAAATTTCATTACATATCTACTGGCGGCGGCCCTCGTGGCCGCCGCACCGCTTCTTCTCTCGGCTGACTCTGCCCGAGGGACAGAACAGACTGTGCGAATAGGCTCCCTGAGAGGCCCCACCTCGGTGGGCATGGCCCCGCTTCTCCACGATCCGCACCGACTGGCACCGTATCTTGATCCTGATTTCAGGCTCTTTGGCACCCCCGATCTGCTCATCTCCCAGATTCTGGCAGGAGAGATCGATATCGCTGCGCTGCCCACCAATCTGGCTGCCAATCTTCATAACCGGGGAGCAGGAATACGGCTTCTGGCCATAAGCGGTGGCGGCGTGCTCTACGTGGTGGCAGACCGGGATATGGCCTGGGAAGATCTGCGGGGAGAAACCATCTTCACTCTGGCCCGGGGAGCCACACCGGATATTCTGTTCCAGGCGATGCTGCGCCACCAGGGGCTGGAACCGGGGAGAGACGTGCACCTGCGCTACGCTCCTGACCAGACCGAGCTGGCCCAACGGCTCATAGGCGGAAACATTTCCAGGGCGGTTCTGCCGGAGCCCTTTGTCACACGCGTGACCACAGCCCGGCCCGAACTGCGCGTAGCTCTGGAGCTTGGCTCACACCACCCCATGACCGCCCTGGTGGTGACAGACCGCTTCGCCACGGACCATCCCCGGGCACTGGCCCATTTTGAGAGCGCCTACCAGGAAGGGCTCCGGTGGCTCGACCAGAACAGAGCCGAGGGAGCTGCCGCTGCGGCTGATCAACTACAGATTCCCGCACCGGTGATCGTCTCTGCCTTTGACCGCCTGAACCTGGTCTATACTCCTGCAGAGGAGGCCCGCGAGGCGGTGCTGGATTTTCTGGGGATCTTTCTTGATCATGCACCGGCCTCGGTGGGAGGAGTTCTGCCGGGAGAAGAGTTCTTCCACCGGGCCAGGAATTAG
- a CDS encoding (2Fe-2S) ferredoxin domain-containing protein, with translation MAKMTLEELRNLRDSKRKEINRRKVDEKTVEVIVGMGTSGIAAGAKHTLQAFVNALEHHDLKNVVIRQTGSLGLDHAEPTVEVHMQGMPDTIYGSVTAEVAEEIVEKHIVKKELVNKHVFDRPAPDMIKE, from the coding sequence ATGGCAAAGATGACACTTGAGGAGCTCCGGAATCTTCGAGACTCCAAGAGAAAAGAGATCAATCGCCGCAAGGTGGATGAAAAAACCGTTGAGGTTATTGTTGGAATGGGGACAAGCGGAATTGCCGCCGGTGCCAAGCACACCCTTCAGGCCTTTGTGAACGCCCTGGAGCACCATGACCTGAAGAATGTTGTCATTCGCCAGACCGGTTCCCTGGGCCTTGATCACGCTGAACCCACTGTGGAAGTGCACATGCAGGGTATGCCCGATACCATCTACGGTTCCGTGACCGCCGAGGTGGCGGAGGAGATCGTTGAGAAGCATATTGTGAAGAAGGAGCTGGTTAACAAGCACGTCTTCGACAGACCGGCCCCGGATATGATAAAGGAGTAA
- a CDS encoding NADH-dependent [FeFe] hydrogenase, group A6 yields the protein MSTVKVEINGTAVEVPKGTRILDAAKKVGVKIPALCVHPDLEPWAACGLCIVKVEGSPKLPRACATEVVDGAKYITHDPELNEVRRTTVEMMLANHPNECLTCGRSGTCELQTMAANFGIREIPFDSRIPEIARDESTPSLVLDPRKCISCGRCVLVCQQMQDVWALEFLNRGDETRMMPSGGALLNESPCIKCGQCSAHCPVGAIYEKDETKRLLEAIRDPDKHVAVQIAPAVRVALGEAFDLPAGEITTGKIYAALRRLGVDAVFDTNFAADLTIMEEGTELVERLTKGNGEIPLITSCCPSWVDYMEKYYDDMIPHFSTAKSPMMMQGVLTKTYYAESKGLSSKEIFSAAIMPCTAKKFECSRDVNMFASGEQDVDVSLTTRELARMIKSSGIDFHSLSDEDADAPIGAYTGAGTIFGATGGVMEAALRTAHYLVTGNEHAGITFEDVRGMDGVRSAEVQVGDTTLRVAIAHGIANVRDLMNQLREAKAAGQEPPFHFIEVMACRGGCISGGGQPYATSSDETREQRIAGIYKDDEKSEFRCSHHNPFIKKVYDDFLGAPNGKKAHELLHTHYTPRPLYKK from the coding sequence GTGAGTACAGTGAAAGTAGAAATAAACGGCACTGCAGTCGAGGTCCCGAAGGGTACGCGTATCCTTGACGCGGCAAAAAAAGTGGGAGTGAAGATTCCCGCGCTCTGTGTCCACCCCGATTTGGAGCCCTGGGCTGCCTGTGGTCTGTGTATTGTAAAGGTCGAGGGTTCGCCCAAGCTTCCCCGGGCCTGTGCCACCGAGGTTGTGGATGGGGCAAAGTACATAACCCACGATCCGGAACTCAACGAGGTGCGGCGCACCACCGTGGAGATGATGCTTGCCAACCATCCCAACGAGTGTCTCACCTGCGGCAGAAGCGGCACCTGTGAGCTCCAGACGATGGCGGCAAACTTTGGCATCCGGGAGATCCCCTTCGATTCACGGATCCCCGAGATCGCCCGGGACGAATCCACGCCGTCGCTGGTTCTGGATCCCCGCAAGTGTATCAGTTGTGGCCGCTGCGTCCTGGTCTGTCAGCAGATGCAGGATGTCTGGGCCCTGGAGTTCCTGAACCGCGGTGACGAGACCCGCATGATGCCTTCTGGTGGAGCCCTGCTCAACGAGAGTCCCTGCATCAAGTGCGGTCAGTGTTCCGCCCACTGTCCGGTGGGAGCGATCTACGAGAAGGACGAGACAAAGCGCCTCCTCGAGGCGATTCGCGATCCTGACAAGCATGTAGCGGTCCAGATCGCTCCGGCTGTGCGTGTTGCTCTGGGCGAGGCCTTCGATCTTCCTGCCGGGGAGATCACCACGGGCAAGATCTACGCAGCGCTTCGGCGCCTGGGCGTGGATGCCGTCTTCGACACCAACTTCGCCGCCGACCTCACCATCATGGAGGAGGGGACCGAGCTGGTGGAGCGCCTGACCAAAGGAAACGGCGAGATCCCCCTGATCACCTCCTGCTGCCCCAGCTGGGTTGATTACATGGAGAAGTACTACGATGACATGATCCCCCACTTCTCCACTGCCAAGTCTCCCATGATGATGCAGGGTGTTCTGACCAAGACCTACTATGCCGAGAGCAAGGGCCTTTCCTCGAAAGAGATCTTCTCTGCGGCGATCATGCCCTGTACCGCCAAGAAGTTTGAGTGCAGCCGCGACGTGAACATGTTTGCCTCGGGCGAGCAGGATGTGGATGTCTCTCTTACCACGCGGGAGCTGGCGCGGATGATCAAGTCCAGCGGGATCGATTTCCACAGTCTTTCCGACGAAGATGCCGATGCTCCGATCGGTGCCTACACTGGTGCGGGTACGATCTTTGGTGCCACGGGAGGCGTCATGGAGGCAGCCCTGCGGACCGCTCACTATCTGGTGACCGGGAACGAGCATGCGGGAATCACCTTCGAGGACGTCCGGGGAATGGATGGAGTTCGTTCGGCTGAGGTTCAGGTGGGAGACACCACTCTGCGGGTGGCGATTGCCCACGGAATCGCCAACGTTCGGGATCTGATGAACCAGTTGCGGGAAGCCAAGGCAGCGGGACAGGAGCCGCCCTTCCACTTCATCGAGGTGATGGCCTGCCGCGGGGGATGTATCTCCGGTGGTGGTCAGCCCTACGCGACCAGCAGCGACGAGACCCGGGAACAGCGTATCGCCGGAATCTATAAGGATGACGAGAAGAGCGAGTTCCGCTGCTCTCACCATAACCCCTTTATCAAGAAAGTCTACGACGACTTCCTGGGAGCGCCCAACGGCAAGAAAGCCCACGAGCTGCTCCACACGCACTATACACCGAGGCCTCTCTACAAAAAGTAG
- a CDS encoding ATP-binding cassette domain-containing protein, giving the protein MIRSRAGYAGAGALIALWWAGSALVAREILLPSPPVVFHALRKILADPSFGPTLAASLARWVLGWFLSLVGAVVLASLAVGRPNLARFLRPALVTVRSVPVVSVILLALIWLPLDGVPVFVSLLVSLPLLYQGVLDGLRSVDRDLLDMGRLFRVSLPGRIWHIHIPGAAPVVLSAATSAAGMSWKAVIAAEVLSQPRLAVGTSMHVAKLYLETPSVIAWTFIAVLMATLVDGALGVLDRHLLAWCEVPEHRQGHEPDKRLARRVGLDQPGGEPLPASPVQTGRSPGSGLEEEFPLLFPSSGPRGGRPSAGIVLRSVSFSFPGVPLFENFNLEIEPGSATAILGRSGAGKTTLLRLLAGDLLASGGSITRSCRSNHRGDIKDASGSSSRGRWIRRFIFPRVGQEEFPRVGFVFQEPRLLPWRSVLDNLLLVLPRRGTRSEGRELRRQLAAFLETLRLPRPGDYPGALSGGMKQRVNLIRAFLRSASVICLDEPLANQDAATRGELRSLIRELRTTIGPALVMVTHSRQEALALADRVIILADQHPTKIIGDFLIKDISSDEREKVVQQIDSLLEDT; this is encoded by the coding sequence GTGATTCGATCCCGGGCAGGCTACGCCGGGGCAGGCGCGCTGATCGCCCTTTGGTGGGCCGGGTCGGCTCTGGTGGCTCGGGAGATTTTGCTTCCCTCGCCGCCCGTTGTGTTTCATGCTCTCCGGAAGATTCTTGCTGATCCCTCGTTCGGCCCCACCCTGGCGGCTTCGCTGGCTCGCTGGGTTCTGGGGTGGTTCCTCTCTCTGGTGGGGGCTGTCGTTCTGGCGTCCCTGGCCGTGGGGCGGCCGAATCTGGCGCGTTTTCTGCGGCCCGCCCTGGTAACGGTCAGGTCGGTGCCGGTTGTTTCGGTGATTCTCCTGGCTCTGATCTGGCTTCCTCTGGATGGAGTTCCTGTTTTTGTTTCCCTTCTGGTTTCCTTGCCGTTGCTCTATCAGGGGGTGCTGGATGGACTCCGCTCTGTTGATCGGGATCTTCTGGATATGGGGCGGCTTTTCCGGGTCTCCCTCCCGGGAAGAATCTGGCATATCCATATTCCCGGCGCTGCTCCGGTGGTCCTCTCGGCGGCAACCAGCGCCGCAGGGATGAGCTGGAAAGCGGTGATTGCCGCCGAAGTTCTGAGTCAACCACGGCTTGCTGTGGGAACGTCCATGCACGTGGCAAAACTCTACCTGGAGACGCCCTCGGTGATCGCCTGGACATTTATTGCTGTCCTCATGGCAACCCTGGTGGATGGAGCGCTGGGTGTGCTCGATCGGCATCTCCTGGCCTGGTGCGAGGTCCCGGAGCATCGTCAGGGACACGAGCCTGACAAGAGGCTGGCCCGGAGGGTTGGCCTGGACCAGCCGGGAGGGGAGCCGCTTCCGGCAAGTCCTGTTCAGACAGGCCGCAGCCCCGGAAGCGGGCTGGAAGAAGAATTTCCGCTTCTTTTTCCGTCTTCCGGACCCCGGGGGGGGAGGCCCTCGGCCGGAATAGTTCTTCGGTCGGTTTCCTTCTCTTTCCCGGGGGTTCCTCTCTTCGAGAACTTCAACCTTGAGATCGAGCCGGGAAGTGCCACAGCGATTCTCGGGCGGTCAGGGGCCGGGAAAACAACGCTCCTGAGGCTCCTTGCCGGCGATCTTTTGGCTTCCGGGGGCAGTATCACCCGCAGCTGCAGGAGCAATCACCGTGGTGACATCAAAGATGCCTCGGGAAGCTCCTCTCGGGGCAGGTGGATAAGACGCTTCATTTTCCCGCGGGTTGGTCAGGAAGAGTTCCCCCGGGTGGGGTTTGTCTTTCAGGAGCCCCGGCTTCTTCCCTGGCGGTCTGTCCTGGATAACCTGTTGCTGGTGCTTCCGCGCCGTGGCACCCGGAGCGAAGGCAGAGAACTGCGGCGGCAACTCGCGGCGTTCCTGGAAACCCTTCGTCTTCCCCGGCCCGGGGATTATCCGGGAGCGCTCAGCGGGGGGATGAAGCAGCGGGTAAATCTTATCCGGGCCTTTCTTCGGAGCGCTTCCGTTATCTGCCTGGACGAGCCGCTGGCTAACCAGGATGCCGCCACCAGAGGGGAGTTGCGCTCCCTGATCCGGGAACTGCGAACCACCATCGGGCCTGCCCTGGTCATGGTTACCCACAGTCGTCAGGAGGCTCTCGCCCTGGCCGACAGGGTCATTATTTTAGCCGATCAGCATCCGACAAAAATAATCGGCGACTTCCTTATAAAGGATATCTCTTCCGATGAAAGAGAAAAAGTGGTACAACAGATAGACTCTCTTCTCGAAGATACGTGA
- a CDS encoding FliG C-terminal domain-containing protein, protein MTKRLEQLIDFYVSLSEIARKEGLLALEDQVASCPTNLSRVGIQLIADGVPGSQLELILDNCIADDLKHRNVQLWDNPAVTVPVKIEKTALMGIYSGENPRFLRRMLLSHLGACAVLQDFGIDCVNVERERFLELLHLKDLSIQRVLREFDTRVLAEALSHAGDDLRDAVMRNLSKNAATMLQEELEGISCSEECCAQAQIRIGEIIGDFLESGELISDLDMT, encoded by the coding sequence ATGACAAAGCGGCTCGAGCAGCTGATTGATTTTTATGTTTCCTTGTCGGAGATAGCCCGCAAGGAGGGGCTTCTCGCTCTTGAGGATCAGGTTGCCTCGTGTCCAACCAACCTCAGCCGGGTGGGTATCCAGCTGATAGCCGATGGCGTACCGGGCAGCCAGCTGGAACTCATTCTGGACAACTGCATCGCCGACGACCTGAAGCACCGGAATGTGCAGCTCTGGGACAATCCCGCTGTGACTGTGCCGGTAAAGATCGAAAAGACGGCGCTGATGGGCATTTACAGCGGGGAGAACCCGCGGTTCCTGCGGCGGATGTTGCTGAGCCATCTGGGTGCCTGCGCTGTGCTTCAGGATTTCGGGATCGACTGCGTGAACGTGGAGCGGGAACGGTTTCTTGAGTTGCTCCACCTGAAGGACCTGTCAATACAACGAGTACTTCGTGAGTTCGACACCCGGGTTCTGGCAGAGGCTTTGAGCCACGCCGGCGATGACCTTCGGGATGCGGTAATGCGGAATCTCAGTAAAAATGCAGCAACCATGTTGCAGGAGGAGCTTGAGGGTATCTCCTGCAGTGAAGAGTGCTGTGCCCAGGCCCAGATCCGGATAGGGGAAATCATTGGGGACTTTCTGGAAAGCGGGGAACTTATCTCCGACCTTGATATGACATGA
- the nuoF gene encoding NADH-quinone oxidoreductase subunit NuoF: MAYSSYCLVCGGTACESSKSDQIFHSLQRIAEERGVQDDVQIIKTGCFGFCEKGPIVKILPDESFSVDVKAEDAADIIDEHIIKGRSVSRLMLKDSERKRHLETEDDITFYQKQMRIVLRNCGVINPEDITEYIAREGYAALEKVLFEMSDDDVIAELKKSGLRGRGGAGFPTWMKWNFTKSIKHEADEVFVVCNADEGDPGAYMDRSTIEGDPHSVMEAMMIAGYTCGANVGYVYIRAEYPLAIKRLQHAMAQAREYGLLGKNILGSDFDFDIEIRLGAGAFVCGEETALLASIEGERGTPRPRPPFPAVKGLWGKPTVINNVETWANIPMIILRGGEWFSRIGTKSSPGTKVFALTGKINNSGLIEVPMGTTLREIIYDIGGGIPGGKAFKAVQTGGPSGGVITAEHLDTEIDFDNLTALGSMMGSGGMIVMDEDDCIIDVTKFYLEFSVEESCGKCAPCRIGGRKMFDILEKITSGKGEMEDIDRLQAIAVSMQKASLCGLGQTAANPVVSTLKYFRDEYLAHINDKRCPSGVCKDLVRYDIDAEKCIGCTVCARKCPVNCIAGERKAVHVIDQENCVKCGQCYEVCKFGAVIIA, from the coding sequence ATGGCCTATTCCAGCTATTGTCTTGTCTGCGGTGGAACCGCTTGTGAGTCGAGTAAGTCCGATCAGATATTCCACAGCCTGCAGCGTATCGCCGAGGAGCGGGGTGTTCAGGATGACGTGCAAATCATCAAAACCGGCTGTTTCGGATTTTGCGAAAAGGGCCCTATCGTCAAGATTCTTCCCGATGAGTCTTTCTCCGTCGACGTAAAGGCTGAAGATGCTGCCGATATTATCGATGAGCACATCATCAAGGGACGAAGTGTTTCCCGGCTCATGCTGAAAGATTCCGAGCGGAAGCGGCACCTGGAGACCGAAGACGATATCACCTTTTACCAGAAGCAGATGCGGATCGTGTTGCGCAACTGTGGTGTTATCAACCCCGAGGATATTACCGAGTACATCGCCCGTGAGGGTTACGCTGCCCTGGAGAAGGTTCTCTTCGAGATGAGCGATGACGACGTGATCGCCGAACTCAAGAAGTCCGGTCTTCGCGGTCGTGGTGGCGCAGGGTTTCCCACCTGGATGAAGTGGAACTTCACCAAATCGATCAAGCACGAGGCCGATGAGGTCTTTGTGGTCTGTAACGCCGACGAGGGAGACCCCGGCGCCTACATGGATCGCTCCACCATCGAGGGAGACCCGCACTCGGTCATGGAGGCGATGATGATCGCCGGATACACCTGTGGCGCAAATGTGGGGTATGTCTATATTCGTGCCGAGTATCCTCTGGCGATCAAGAGGCTCCAGCACGCCATGGCCCAGGCCCGCGAATACGGCCTTCTGGGAAAAAACATCCTGGGTAGCGACTTCGATTTCGACATCGAGATCCGTCTTGGTGCCGGCGCCTTTGTCTGTGGTGAGGAGACAGCGCTTCTTGCCTCCATCGAGGGAGAGCGGGGAACGCCCCGGCCTCGTCCGCCCTTTCCGGCGGTGAAAGGTCTCTGGGGAAAACCCACGGTTATCAACAACGTGGAGACCTGGGCGAACATCCCCATGATTATCCTTCGCGGCGGGGAGTGGTTCTCACGGATCGGCACGAAGTCATCGCCGGGAACGAAAGTGTTTGCCCTGACCGGGAAAATCAACAACTCCGGCCTCATCGAGGTTCCCATGGGAACAACCCTGCGGGAGATAATCTACGACATCGGTGGCGGAATCCCCGGCGGAAAGGCCTTCAAGGCGGTTCAGACGGGTGGCCCCTCGGGCGGTGTGATCACAGCCGAGCATCTGGACACGGAGATCGACTTCGATAACCTCACCGCTCTGGGTTCCATGATGGGATCCGGCGGTATGATCGTCATGGACGAAGACGACTGTATCATCGATGTGACCAAGTTCTACCTGGAGTTCTCCGTGGAGGAGTCCTGCGGAAAGTGCGCACCCTGCCGGATTGGTGGTCGAAAGATGTTCGATATTCTGGAGAAGATTACCAGCGGCAAGGGAGAGATGGAAGATATCGACCGCCTCCAGGCGATCGCTGTATCCATGCAGAAGGCATCCCTCTGCGGACTTGGCCAGACAGCGGCCAACCCGGTGGTGTCAACACTGAAGTACTTCCGCGACGAGTATCTTGCGCATATTAACGACAAGCGCTGTCCTTCCGGGGTCTGTAAGGACCTGGTGCGGTACGATATCGACGCCGAGAAGTGCATTGGCTGTACGGTCTGTGCGCGGAAGTGTCCCGTCAACTGTATCGCTGGTGAACGGAAAGCGGTTCACGTTATCGATCAGGAGAATTGTGTCAAGTGCGGTCAGTGCTACGAAGTGTGCAAGTTCGGCGCCGTGATAATCGCATAA
- a CDS encoding NADH-dependent [FeFe] hydrogenase, group A6 gives MPKITINAKTLEVPAGTTVLEASLEAGYQIPTLCHVAGRPALGACRVCVVEIGGYPRLQAACSTPIAEGMEIKTNSPQVREARRTVMELLLSEHQGLCTICDRDEDCELRKIAGTLGIQGTPYEGAQALLSLDESTAALYRNTGKCIKCRRCVSVCHEVQGVGALFPQGRGFDTLIGPAFSSPLAEVVCVQCGQCAAVCPVGAIGERQQVDAVWSALSDTSKHVVVQTAPAIRAALGECFGYPPGTVVTGKMVAALRRLGFDAIFDTNFTADLTIMEEGSELLSRLKTVLVDHGEAALPLFTSCSPGWINFAETFFPQMLPHISSCKSPQQMFGALAKTYYAEKIGVDPKDMVVVSVMPCTAKKAEAERPEMRASGYQDVDHVLTTRELALMIKTIGLDFRGLPDESMDTPFGISTGAADIFANSGGVMEAALRAAYELVTGRSLPGDNLHVTQVAGLTGVKEASLVLSDLLPDWSFLEGVQLNVAVAHGLGNARNLVEGIMRGERRYHFVEIMTCPGGCIGGGGQPRMTTDDVRLARMEAIFREDEGKEHRKSHENPYVQALYKEFLGEPLGHKSHQLLHTSYGVSTLRV, from the coding sequence ATGCCTAAGATCACAATCAACGCCAAGACTCTGGAGGTTCCTGCGGGAACAACGGTCCTGGAGGCATCCCTCGAAGCGGGCTACCAGATACCGACCCTGTGCCACGTGGCGGGTCGGCCAGCCCTGGGGGCGTGCCGGGTCTGCGTGGTGGAGATCGGGGGATACCCCCGGCTCCAGGCAGCCTGCTCCACTCCCATAGCAGAAGGAATGGAGATCAAAACCAACTCGCCCCAGGTCCGCGAGGCCCGGCGAACGGTGATGGAACTGCTCTTGAGCGAACACCAGGGTCTGTGTACCATTTGCGATCGTGATGAGGACTGCGAGTTGCGAAAAATCGCAGGGACCCTGGGAATTCAGGGCACACCCTATGAGGGAGCCCAGGCTCTGTTGAGCCTGGATGAATCGACGGCAGCCCTCTACCGGAACACCGGGAAGTGCATCAAGTGCCGCCGGTGTGTATCGGTATGCCACGAGGTACAAGGCGTGGGAGCACTCTTTCCCCAGGGCCGGGGCTTCGATACCCTGATCGGCCCGGCCTTTTCCAGCCCTCTGGCCGAAGTAGTTTGCGTGCAGTGCGGACAATGCGCGGCCGTCTGCCCTGTGGGAGCCATAGGGGAACGGCAACAGGTTGATGCGGTCTGGAGCGCTCTCTCGGATACCTCCAAACACGTGGTGGTCCAGACCGCCCCGGCTATCCGGGCGGCTCTGGGCGAGTGCTTTGGCTACCCTCCGGGAACGGTGGTCACAGGAAAGATGGTAGCCGCCTTGCGGCGGCTCGGCTTTGACGCGATCTTCGATACCAACTTCACCGCCGACCTTACCATCATGGAGGAAGGGTCAGAACTCCTCTCGCGGCTCAAAACGGTCCTGGTCGATCACGGAGAGGCGGCCCTCCCCCTCTTCACCAGTTGCTCCCCCGGCTGGATCAACTTTGCCGAGACCTTCTTCCCTCAAATGCTGCCACACATCTCCTCCTGCAAATCGCCCCAGCAGATGTTCGGCGCTCTGGCAAAAACCTACTACGCCGAAAAGATCGGTGTGGACCCCAAAGACATGGTGGTGGTCTCGGTGATGCCCTGCACGGCAAAGAAGGCCGAGGCGGAACGGCCCGAGATGAGGGCTTCGGGGTACCAGGATGTCGACCACGTTCTGACAACGCGAGAACTTGCCCTCATGATCAAAACAATCGGTCTTGATTTCAGGGGACTTCCCGATGAGTCCATGGACACCCCCTTTGGCATATCCACCGGCGCTGCCGATATCTTTGCCAACTCCGGGGGTGTCATGGAAGCAGCCCTGCGGGCAGCCTACGAACTCGTCACCGGGCGATCACTCCCGGGAGACAATCTCCATGTAACCCAGGTGGCGGGACTGACCGGGGTGAAAGAAGCTTCACTGGTTCTCTCGGACCTCCTCCCCGACTGGAGTTTCCTTGAAGGAGTTCAACTCAACGTGGCCGTCGCCCACGGACTGGGAAACGCCAGAAACCTGGTGGAAGGCATCATGAGGGGTGAACGGCGGTATCATTTTGTGGAGATCATGACCTGCCCCGGTGGCTGTATCGGAGGCGGCGGACAGCCCCGAATGACCACCGACGATGTTCGCCTGGCCCGTATGGAGGCGATCTTTCGGGAAGACGAGGGGAAAGAACACCGAAAGTCCCACGAGAACCCCTACGTCCAGGCCCTCTACAAGGAGTTTCTGGGGGAACCCCTGGGGCACAAATCCCATCAGTTGCTCCATACCAGTTATGGAGTTTCGACTCTGCGGGTTTGA